One part of the Gossypium raimondii isolate GPD5lz chromosome 1, ASM2569854v1, whole genome shotgun sequence genome encodes these proteins:
- the LOC105785004 gene encoding protein RADIALIS-like 5, producing the protein MASNFFTSSRASDSYWTPYQNKLFEKALAIYDKDTPDRWQKVAAAVGEKSAEEVRRHYEVLVEDLMYIESGKIPIPNYKSTTGSYRR; encoded by the coding sequence ATGGCATCAAACTTTTTCACTTCTTCACGTGCTTCTGACTCCTACTGGACGCCTTACCAAAACAAGCTATTTGAGAAAGCACTAGCAATATATGACAAGGACACCCCTGACCGGTGGCAAAAAGTGGCGGCTGCTGTGGGGGAGAAATCGGCCGAGGAAGTAAGAAGGCACTATGAGGTCCTAGTGGAAGATCTCATGTATATTGAATCTGGTAAAATACCTATACCCAATTACAAAAGCACTACTGGGAGTTACAGAAGATGA
- the LOC105787238 gene encoding uncharacterized protein LOC105787238, producing the protein MAKIALVIVLISMIVLVSIHSVVGDTAATSPTASTESNAAKAEAPGHEGHDNSNESWTDWAKDKISGIGGMFASSPSSEPASEPAPTPASSSAETPEVKV; encoded by the exons atggcaAAGATTGCTTTGGTCATTGTTTTGATCTCAATGATCGTGCTTGTTTCAATCCATTCCGTCGTTGGTGACACCGCCGCAACGTCACCTACAGCATCAACAGAATCAAACGCCGCAAAAGCTGAGGCACCAGGTCATGAGGGACACGATAATTCCAATGAATCATGGACCGATTGGGCTAAGGACAAGATCAG CGGTATTGGGGGCATGTTCGCTTCTTCACCATCATCGGAACCAGCATCGGAACCAGCACCAACACCAGCAAGCTCATCAGCGGAAACACCCGAAGTCAAGGTTTGA